The following are encoded in a window of Desulfosporosinus sp. Sb-LF genomic DNA:
- a CDS encoding response regulator transcription factor — protein MLTKYLLIADDNEGILDILTTYVTKEGYSPIVAHDGEETIKKFIEYKPLLLLLDVMMPKKDGFVVCREIRQSSNVPIIMITAKGEDGDRIMGLDIGADDYIVKPFSPGEVMARIRAVLRRLEFSDEQGGEVIYHPGLKINLSDYEVLIEGQAISLTKKEIEILWVLASNPGKVFSRDNLLNSVWGYEYFGDARTVDTHIKRLRSKINLPETFSWDIKTIWGVGYKFEVKHA, from the coding sequence ATTTTGACCAAGTATCTACTCATTGCGGATGATAATGAGGGCATCCTTGATATATTAACGACCTATGTCACCAAAGAAGGGTATTCGCCGATTGTTGCGCATGATGGTGAAGAGACAATTAAGAAGTTTATCGAATATAAACCATTGCTTTTACTGTTGGATGTCATGATGCCTAAAAAAGACGGTTTTGTGGTTTGCCGAGAGATTCGCCAAAGTTCAAATGTACCAATTATCATGATAACGGCCAAAGGAGAAGATGGAGATCGCATCATGGGGCTTGATATTGGTGCGGATGACTATATTGTAAAACCTTTTAGCCCAGGAGAAGTCATGGCGCGAATTCGTGCTGTTTTAAGGCGCCTTGAGTTTTCTGATGAACAAGGCGGAGAGGTTATCTATCACCCAGGCCTAAAAATTAATTTATCGGACTATGAGGTCTTGATTGAGGGACAGGCAATAAGTCTTACTAAGAAGGAAATCGAAATTTTATGGGTTTTGGCATCCAACCCAGGAAAGGTTTTCTCGCGAGATAACCTTTTGAACAGTGTGTGGGGTTATGAGTATTTTGGCGATGCACGAACTGTGGACACCCATATCAAACGGCTTAGATCAAAAATAAACCTTCCTGAAACCTTTAGCTGGGATATTAAAACCATCTGGGGTGTAGGATATAAATTTGAGGTCAAACATGCTTAA
- a CDS encoding metallophosphoesterase has translation MKKIIRILCVLMLFGLSLFQNHDIISSHTMNNSEITQADLSFAVLGDVHGNNDSLQKAIYDLYSINPKMNALILNGDTVDQGITEQYAALKRTLSKNRSLLPKTIIRNIGNHEFFNYNIEKNTSQDVKTFISRYLEFAGEEKVYHDRWINGYHFISLGSEDGNSYTLDSIRAYISVEQQTWLKDKLAKNYLSGKPMFVFLHQPFNSNPNNGWVESDQSDNLKKILAQYPEVILFNSHTHADLTDKSVVLNQPYTKVHTGAVHYTIVQHAQGQGRTREPLIKGLYIEVYGNTVVVKGRDLKEKSWLFTEVISN, from the coding sequence GTGAAGAAGATAATACGCATACTTTGTGTCCTAATGCTGTTTGGGCTATCGCTTTTTCAGAATCATGACATTATATCGTCACACACGATGAATAACTCCGAGATAACTCAGGCCGACCTCTCTTTCGCAGTTTTAGGAGATGTTCATGGCAACAATGATAGCCTTCAAAAGGCAATCTATGATCTATATAGCATTAATCCAAAAATGAACGCTCTGATACTAAATGGAGATACAGTGGATCAGGGGATAACTGAACAATACGCTGCGCTTAAAAGGACTCTCTCTAAAAATAGGTCTTTATTACCCAAAACGATCATCAGAAATATTGGGAATCATGAATTTTTCAACTATAATATCGAAAAAAATACTTCCCAGGATGTGAAGACCTTTATCAGTCGCTACCTTGAATTCGCGGGTGAAGAAAAGGTCTATCACGATCGTTGGATTAATGGTTATCATTTTATCTCTTTAGGGTCTGAGGATGGTAATTCCTATACCCTTGATTCCATTAGAGCTTATATCTCGGTTGAACAACAGACATGGTTAAAGGACAAATTAGCCAAAAATTATCTATCGGGTAAACCAATGTTTGTTTTTCTCCATCAACCATTCAATAGTAACCCCAATAACGGATGGGTTGAATCAGATCAAAGTGACAATCTTAAAAAAATACTTGCCCAATATCCGGAAGTCATACTTTTTAATTCACACACTCACGCTGATTTGACGGATAAAAGTGTGGTATTAAATCAACCTTATACTAAAGTCCATACTGGTGCGGTACATTATACCATTGTGCAGCATGCGCAAGGTCAAGGTAGAACGAGAGAGCCACTCATAAAGGGATTGTATATAGAAGTCTATGGAAACACGGTCGTAGTAAAGGGAAGAGATCTGAAAGAAAAATCTTGGCTTTTCACCGAAGTTATCTCAAATTAA
- a CDS encoding pentapeptide repeat-containing protein: MEDRISSLKILPPNFPKKFDMLSFDNKIFKPEDSFTGGIISNSLIENQTADHVSFKELILKNVTFKEVSFKYLDLTDVKFENCDLSNLDLSESVLHRVEMINCKIVGTNMSESALRNVLFDNCNGSYALFRFSDCKQVIFNNCLLSNADFFKSKFLKVGFNNSNLQQTGMSGTKLKGIDLSSCKLDGLGVTVEDLYGCIVYPEQVISFSKLLGLVIKS, from the coding sequence ATGGAAGATAGAATATCAAGTTTAAAAATACTACCCCCTAATTTCCCGAAAAAATTCGACATGCTTTCGTTTGATAATAAAATATTCAAACCTGAAGATTCTTTTACTGGGGGTATTATTAGTAATAGCTTAATAGAGAATCAAACTGCCGATCATGTATCCTTTAAAGAACTAATTTTAAAAAATGTGACATTTAAAGAGGTTTCATTTAAGTACCTTGATTTAACAGATGTTAAGTTTGAAAACTGTGATTTATCGAATCTGGATCTAAGCGAGTCTGTCCTACATAGGGTAGAGATGATTAACTGTAAAATTGTTGGAACGAATATGAGTGAATCTGCTCTGAGAAATGTACTGTTTGATAACTGCAATGGAAGTTATGCTTTATTTCGTTTTTCGGATTGTAAGCAAGTAATTTTCAATAATTGTTTATTATCTAATGCTGATTTTTTTAAATCTAAGTTTTTAAAAGTAGGTTTTAACAATTCTAATTTACAGCAGACCGGAATGTCAGGAACAAAACTAAAAGGAATTGATTTAAGTAGTTGTAAACTAGATGGGTTAGGGGTAACCGTCGAAGACCTATATGGATGTATTGTTTATCCTGAACAAGTAATATCTTTCTCAAAGCTTTTGGGACTTGTAATTAAAAGCTAG